In Anseongella ginsenosidimutans, one genomic interval encodes:
- a CDS encoding DUF4998 domain-containing protein, with the protein MRNKYFRPHFAFIIMAAICLAACSKMDSTYEEFLSGGELRYSKKPDSISIHPGKNRAEVWMLISSPTISKCKVFWNDKLDSIEIPVVKKSKVDTVRAIIENLEEGSYTFEFITIDKEGNRSLPIDTTGEVYGDIYLASLHFRIVEKAAMINNEVTISWLNESSKDALLTELHYKDAEGAAHHIRVAKDDAETRISPRPQRGSIQYRSLFLPHPDAIDTFYTSFQAISPEAIYAGFPETFEDSQYTKTAYPAEDLDIGSGLWRFDNFLIGDAPGDSKNDSRSLRSHRGQTSSGPKNSILEMLYDLPDGASKISFYHGICASDDPSSFKVQLSKNGGTDWEDISEVIENTALLTYREILLDVDGPVRFRFYKLSNAEAGRDEGRMNIDDINIVPN; encoded by the coding sequence ATGAGAAATAAATATTTCCGGCCACATTTTGCATTTATAATAATGGCCGCTATCTGCCTGGCTGCCTGCAGCAAAATGGACAGCACCTATGAGGAGTTTTTGAGCGGCGGAGAACTCCGGTATAGCAAAAAGCCCGATTCAATCAGCATACATCCCGGTAAAAACCGGGCTGAAGTGTGGATGCTAATATCTTCACCTACTATCAGTAAATGCAAAGTATTCTGGAACGACAAACTGGATTCCATCGAGATCCCGGTAGTAAAAAAGTCCAAAGTGGATACGGTAAGGGCGATCATTGAAAATTTGGAAGAGGGATCCTATACTTTTGAATTTATAACCATTGATAAAGAAGGGAACAGGTCCCTGCCAATAGACACCACCGGTGAGGTATACGGGGATATTTACCTGGCTTCGCTTCATTTCCGGATCGTAGAGAAAGCGGCTATGATTAATAACGAGGTGACCATTTCCTGGTTAAATGAAAGCAGCAAGGATGCGCTTTTAACGGAGCTTCACTATAAGGATGCCGAAGGGGCAGCTCATCACATCCGGGTAGCGAAAGACGATGCCGAAACCAGGATCAGTCCAAGGCCTCAGAGGGGATCCATACAATATCGTTCGCTATTTTTACCCCATCCCGATGCGATCGATACCTTTTATACCAGTTTCCAGGCAATATCTCCGGAGGCTATTTATGCGGGATTTCCTGAAACCTTTGAAGACAGCCAATACACAAAAACCGCTTACCCTGCGGAGGATCTGGATATCGGGTCGGGCTTATGGCGTTTTGATAATTTCTTAATAGGCGACGCACCGGGGGACAGTAAAAACGACTCACGGAGCCTGCGTTCCCATCGTGGTCAAACCAGCTCCGGACCCAAAAACTCCATTTTGGAAATGCTTTACGATTTACCGGACGGCGCCTCCAAAATATCGTTTTATCACGGGATCTGCGCGAGTGACGACCCCAGTAGTTTCAAAGTCCAGCTATCTAAAAACGGTGGCACAGACTGGGAGGATATCAGCGAGGTGATTGAGAATACCGCTTTGTTAACCTACCGGGAGATCCTGCTGGACGTAGACGGACCGGTGCGCTTCCGCTTCTATAAATTGTCAAACGCGGAAGCCGGGCGCGATGAAGGCAGAATGAACATCGACGATATTAATATAGTTCCTAATTAA